The Euphorbia lathyris chromosome 2, ddEupLath1.1, whole genome shotgun sequence genome includes a window with the following:
- the LOC136218383 gene encoding uncharacterized protein isoform X2 — translation MEVESFEDEHVAKLLNDWFVSIKVDREERPDVDKVYMTFVQALYGGGGWPLSVFLSPDLKPLMGGTYFPPDDKYGRPGFKTILRKVKDAWDNKREMLVNSGAFAIEQLSEALSASASTKKLADGIPENALRLCAEQLSESYDSRYGGFGSAPKFPRPVEIQLMLYHSKKMEDAGTLGESKDSMEMVFFSLQCMAKGGVHDHIGGGFHRYSVDERWHVPHFEKMLYDQAQLAIVYLDAFCISNDVFYSLVSRDILDYLRRDMIGPEGEIFSAEDADSAEYEGSKKKKEGAFYVWTIEEIDGILLKHATLFKDHYYIKPIGNCDLSRMSDPHNEFKGKNVLIELNDTSAMAIKHGLPIEKYLEVLGECKRELFDVRSRRPRPHLDDKVIVSWNGLAISSFARASKILMGEAEGTKYSFPVVGCDSKEYMEVAEKATTFIRKHLYDEQTHRLQHSFRNGPSKAPGFLDDYAFLISGLLDLYEFGGGIYWLIWAIELQNTQDELFLDREGGGYFNTPGEDPSVLLRVKEDHDGAEPSGNSVAAINLIRLASMMTGSKSDYYKKNAEHLLAVFETRLKDMAMAVPLMCCAADMISMPSRKQVVLVGQRSCSEFDHILAAAHGSYDPNKTVIHVDPSNNEEMEFWEDKNSHIALMARNNFAADKVVALVCQNFSCSPPIREAKSLKTLLAKKPTAV, via the exons ATGGAGGTGGAGTCTTTTGAGGATGAACATGTAGCCAAATTGTTGAATGATTGGTTTGTTAGTATTAAG GTGGATCGAGAAGAACGACCGGATGTTGATAAG GTTTATATGACATTTGTACAAGCATTGTATGGCGGTGGAGGTTGGCCGCTTAGCGTCTTCCTTTCACCTGATTTAAAACCATTGATGGGTGGGACTTACTTCCCTCCAGATGATAAATATGGAAGACCGGGATTTAAGACTATACTTAG aaaggtGAAGGATGCTTGGGACAATAAGAGAGAGATGCTTGTTAATAGTGGAGCTTTTGCCATTGAGCAGTTATCTGAGGCATTATCAGCAAGTGCAAGTACAAAAAAGTTGGCAGATGGAATTCCAGAAAATGCTTTGCGTTTGTGTGCGGAACAA CTTTCTGAGAGCTATGATTCCAGGTATGGTGGGTTTGGATCTGCCCCCAAGTTTCCCAGACCAGTCGAAATTCAGCTGATGCTTTACCATTCAAAGAAAATGGAGGATGCTGGGACATTAGGTGAATCAAAGGACAGTATGGAGATGGTTTTCTTTAGCTTGCAGTGCATGGCAAAGGGAGGCGTTCATGATCATATTGGAGGTGGCTTTCACAGATACAGTGTGGATGAACGCTGGCATG TTCCCCATTTTGAGAAAATGCTATATGATCAAGCGCAACTTGCAATTGTATACTTAGATGCCTTTTGCATTTCTAATGACGTCTTCTATTCATTGGTATCTCGAGACATTCTTGATTATTTGAGGAGAGACATGATAGGACCAGAAGGTGAAATCTTTTCAGCTGAGGATGCTGATAGTGCTGAATACGAAGgttccaaaaagaaaaaggaaggagCCTTCTATGTATGGACTATTGAAGAG ATTGATGGCATCCTTTTAAAACATGCAACTCTTTTCAAGGATCATTACTATATAAAGCCTATAGGGAATTGTGACCTTTCCAGGATGAGTGATCCTCACAATGAATTCAAAGGGAAAAATGTGCTTATTGAATTAAATGACACCTCAGCAATGGCAATAAAACATGGTTTGCCCATTGAGAAGTATCTTGAAGTGTTGGGTGAATGCAAGAGAGAGCTTTTTGATGTGAGATCGAGACGCCCGAGGCCACATTTGGATGACAAG GTAATTGTATCATGGAATGGACTTGCAATATCTTCTTTTGCAAGAGCTTCAAAAATTCTCATGGGAGAAGCTGAGGGCACAAAATACAGCTTCCCAGTTGTTGGCTGTGAT TCCAAGGAGTACATGGAAGTTGCAGAGAAGGCAACAACATTCATCAGAAAGCATCTTTATGATGAACAGACACACAGGTTACAACACAGTTTCAGGAATGGTCCATCAAAAGCACCTGGATTTTTAGATGACTATGCTTTTCTGATATCTGGACTGCTGGATCTTTATGAATTTGGTGGTGGGATATACTGGCTAATTTGGGCAATTGAATTACAGAACACCCAG GATGAATTGTTTCTTGATAGAGAGGGAGGAGGCTATTTTAACACCCCCGGGGAAGATCCTTCAGTTCTCCTACGTGTAAAGGAAGACCATGATGGGGCAGAACCCTCGGGAAATTCAGTTGCTGCAATCAACCTCATAAGATTAGCCTCTATGATGACTGGCAGTAAATCTGACTACTACAAGAAAAACGCAGAGCATCTTCTG GCAGTTTTTGAAACAAGACTAAAAGATATGGCAATGGCAGTGCCTTTGATGTGTTGTGCAGCAGACATGATCTCCATGCCATCACGAAAGCAAGTCGTCTTAGTTGGTCAAAGGAGTTGCTCAGAGTTTGATCATATACTGGCTGCTGCACATGGTTCATATGACCCCAACAAAACA GTAATTCACGTAGATCCTTCGAACAATGAAGAAATGGAGTTCTGGGAAGATAAAAATAGCCACATAGCTCTGATGGCAAGAAATAATTTTGCTGCGGATAAGGTGGTAGCTCTAGTCTGTCAAAACTTCAGCTGCAGTCCGCCAATCAGAGAAGCTAAATctcttaaaactttacttgcgAAGAAACCTACTGCTGTATAA
- the LOC136218383 gene encoding uncharacterized protein isoform X1: protein MFKTLLLSSSFRYSLSTATTRFSSFSIAPHLPSFPFPGRFHTHRLIAMAERPTGTTSLSHNYTNRLAAEHSPYLLQHAHNPVDWYPWGEEAFAEARRRDVPIFLSIGYSTCHWCHVMEVESFEDEHVAKLLNDWFVSIKVDREERPDVDKVYMTFVQALYGGGGWPLSVFLSPDLKPLMGGTYFPPDDKYGRPGFKTILRKVKDAWDNKREMLVNSGAFAIEQLSEALSASASTKKLADGIPENALRLCAEQLSESYDSRYGGFGSAPKFPRPVEIQLMLYHSKKMEDAGTLGESKDSMEMVFFSLQCMAKGGVHDHIGGGFHRYSVDERWHVPHFEKMLYDQAQLAIVYLDAFCISNDVFYSLVSRDILDYLRRDMIGPEGEIFSAEDADSAEYEGSKKKKEGAFYVWTIEEIDGILLKHATLFKDHYYIKPIGNCDLSRMSDPHNEFKGKNVLIELNDTSAMAIKHGLPIEKYLEVLGECKRELFDVRSRRPRPHLDDKVIVSWNGLAISSFARASKILMGEAEGTKYSFPVVGCDSKEYMEVAEKATTFIRKHLYDEQTHRLQHSFRNGPSKAPGFLDDYAFLISGLLDLYEFGGGIYWLIWAIELQNTQDELFLDREGGGYFNTPGEDPSVLLRVKEDHDGAEPSGNSVAAINLIRLASMMTGSKSDYYKKNAEHLLAVFETRLKDMAMAVPLMCCAADMISMPSRKQVVLVGQRSCSEFDHILAAAHGSYDPNKTVIHVDPSNNEEMEFWEDKNSHIALMARNNFAADKVVALVCQNFSCSPPIREAKSLKTLLAKKPTAV, encoded by the exons ATGTTCAAAACACTTCTCCTCTCTTCTTCCTTCCGCTATTCTCTTTCTACTGCTACCACTCGATTTTCATCTTTTTCAATTGCACCACACTTGCCCTCGTTTCCTTTTCCTGGTCGCTTTCACACGCATAGACTCATTGCCATGGCTGAACGTCCCACTGGAACCACTTCTCTTTCTCACAACTACACTAATCGTCTCGCTGCTGAGCATAGTCCCTATCTCCTTCAACATGCTCACAATCCG GTTGATTGGTATCCCTGGGGCGAAGAAGCTTTCGCTGAAGCGCGCAGAAGAGATGTGCCCATCTTCTTATCGA TTGGATACAGCACCTGCCATTG GTGTCATGTTATGGAGGTGGAGTCTTTTGAGGATGAACATGTAGCCAAATTGTTGAATGATTGGTTTGTTAGTATTAAG GTGGATCGAGAAGAACGACCGGATGTTGATAAG GTTTATATGACATTTGTACAAGCATTGTATGGCGGTGGAGGTTGGCCGCTTAGCGTCTTCCTTTCACCTGATTTAAAACCATTGATGGGTGGGACTTACTTCCCTCCAGATGATAAATATGGAAGACCGGGATTTAAGACTATACTTAG aaaggtGAAGGATGCTTGGGACAATAAGAGAGAGATGCTTGTTAATAGTGGAGCTTTTGCCATTGAGCAGTTATCTGAGGCATTATCAGCAAGTGCAAGTACAAAAAAGTTGGCAGATGGAATTCCAGAAAATGCTTTGCGTTTGTGTGCGGAACAA CTTTCTGAGAGCTATGATTCCAGGTATGGTGGGTTTGGATCTGCCCCCAAGTTTCCCAGACCAGTCGAAATTCAGCTGATGCTTTACCATTCAAAGAAAATGGAGGATGCTGGGACATTAGGTGAATCAAAGGACAGTATGGAGATGGTTTTCTTTAGCTTGCAGTGCATGGCAAAGGGAGGCGTTCATGATCATATTGGAGGTGGCTTTCACAGATACAGTGTGGATGAACGCTGGCATG TTCCCCATTTTGAGAAAATGCTATATGATCAAGCGCAACTTGCAATTGTATACTTAGATGCCTTTTGCATTTCTAATGACGTCTTCTATTCATTGGTATCTCGAGACATTCTTGATTATTTGAGGAGAGACATGATAGGACCAGAAGGTGAAATCTTTTCAGCTGAGGATGCTGATAGTGCTGAATACGAAGgttccaaaaagaaaaaggaaggagCCTTCTATGTATGGACTATTGAAGAG ATTGATGGCATCCTTTTAAAACATGCAACTCTTTTCAAGGATCATTACTATATAAAGCCTATAGGGAATTGTGACCTTTCCAGGATGAGTGATCCTCACAATGAATTCAAAGGGAAAAATGTGCTTATTGAATTAAATGACACCTCAGCAATGGCAATAAAACATGGTTTGCCCATTGAGAAGTATCTTGAAGTGTTGGGTGAATGCAAGAGAGAGCTTTTTGATGTGAGATCGAGACGCCCGAGGCCACATTTGGATGACAAG GTAATTGTATCATGGAATGGACTTGCAATATCTTCTTTTGCAAGAGCTTCAAAAATTCTCATGGGAGAAGCTGAGGGCACAAAATACAGCTTCCCAGTTGTTGGCTGTGAT TCCAAGGAGTACATGGAAGTTGCAGAGAAGGCAACAACATTCATCAGAAAGCATCTTTATGATGAACAGACACACAGGTTACAACACAGTTTCAGGAATGGTCCATCAAAAGCACCTGGATTTTTAGATGACTATGCTTTTCTGATATCTGGACTGCTGGATCTTTATGAATTTGGTGGTGGGATATACTGGCTAATTTGGGCAATTGAATTACAGAACACCCAG GATGAATTGTTTCTTGATAGAGAGGGAGGAGGCTATTTTAACACCCCCGGGGAAGATCCTTCAGTTCTCCTACGTGTAAAGGAAGACCATGATGGGGCAGAACCCTCGGGAAATTCAGTTGCTGCAATCAACCTCATAAGATTAGCCTCTATGATGACTGGCAGTAAATCTGACTACTACAAGAAAAACGCAGAGCATCTTCTG GCAGTTTTTGAAACAAGACTAAAAGATATGGCAATGGCAGTGCCTTTGATGTGTTGTGCAGCAGACATGATCTCCATGCCATCACGAAAGCAAGTCGTCTTAGTTGGTCAAAGGAGTTGCTCAGAGTTTGATCATATACTGGCTGCTGCACATGGTTCATATGACCCCAACAAAACA GTAATTCACGTAGATCCTTCGAACAATGAAGAAATGGAGTTCTGGGAAGATAAAAATAGCCACATAGCTCTGATGGCAAGAAATAATTTTGCTGCGGATAAGGTGGTAGCTCTAGTCTGTCAAAACTTCAGCTGCAGTCCGCCAATCAGAGAAGCTAAATctcttaaaactttacttgcgAAGAAACCTACTGCTGTATAA